A genome region from Nocardia sp. NBC_01730 includes the following:
- a CDS encoding valine--tRNA ligase, whose amino-acid sequence MTSAAPDNTRNRADALPKSWTPSEVEAEMYERWVAAGYFTADTSSGKPAYSIVLPPPNVTGTLHMGHALDHTLMDTLSRRKRMQGYEVLWLPGMDHAGIATQSVVEKQLAVDGKTKEDFGRELFIDKVWDWKRESGGAIQWQMRALGDGVDWSRDRFTMDKGLSRAVQTIFKRLYDAGLIYRAERLVNWSPELRTAISDIEVKYEDVEGELVSLRYGSLIDDEPHVIVATTRVETMLGDTAVAVHPEDPRYRALIGTTLEHPITGRQIPIVADDYVDPEFGSGAVKITPAHDPNDFEIGLRHGLPMPTIMDERGRITGTGTEFDGMDRFEARGKVRERLAEEGRVVAEKRPYVHSVGHSERSGEPIEPRLSMQWWVKVESLAEAAGDAVRGGDTVIHPKSQEPRWFAWVDDMHDWCISRQLWWGHRIPIWYGPEGEVVCLGPGEQAPEGWVQDPDVLDTWFSSGLWPFSTMGWPDATDELEKFYPTSVLVTGYDILFFWVARMMMFGTYVADDAVLTAGKAGARQVPFKDVFLHGLIRDQFGKKMSKSRGNGIDPLDWINAYGADALRFTLARGAQPGGDLSVGEPHALASRSFVTKLFNATKFALMNGARADDLPDRAQLTDADRWILDRLEEVRAEVDSAFDSYEFGKACEALYHFAWDELCDWYLELAKVQFAADGARADATQLVLGAVLDAVLRLLHPVIPFVTETLWQALTGGESVVVAPWPQTSGVPADQTAAQRISDAQRLITEIRRFRSDQGLGDKQKVSAKLIGVDGADLSALEASVANLARLTEPGPDFAATASLEVRLSGATVTVELDTSGAVDLDAERRRLEKDLAAAEKELQGTAAKLGNEAFLAKAPEHVVDKIKSRQQVAAAEVARIGARLTELSGK is encoded by the coding sequence GTGACCAGCGCAGCCCCTGACAATACGCGTAATCGTGCCGATGCCCTCCCCAAGAGCTGGACCCCCAGCGAGGTGGAGGCCGAGATGTACGAGCGCTGGGTAGCCGCCGGCTATTTCACCGCCGACACGTCCAGCGGCAAACCCGCATACTCGATCGTGCTGCCACCGCCCAACGTCACCGGCACGCTGCACATGGGTCACGCGCTCGACCACACCCTGATGGACACCCTCTCGCGCCGCAAGCGCATGCAGGGTTACGAGGTGCTCTGGCTGCCCGGTATGGACCACGCGGGTATCGCCACCCAGTCCGTGGTGGAGAAGCAGCTCGCGGTGGACGGCAAGACGAAAGAAGACTTCGGCCGCGAACTGTTCATCGACAAGGTGTGGGACTGGAAGCGCGAGTCCGGCGGCGCCATCCAGTGGCAGATGCGCGCGCTCGGTGACGGCGTCGACTGGAGCCGCGACCGCTTCACCATGGATAAGGGCCTGTCGCGCGCCGTGCAGACCATCTTCAAGCGGCTCTACGACGCGGGCCTGATCTACCGCGCCGAGCGGTTGGTGAACTGGTCGCCGGAGCTGCGCACCGCCATCTCCGACATCGAGGTCAAGTACGAGGACGTCGAAGGCGAGCTGGTCTCGCTGCGCTACGGCTCGCTGATCGACGACGAGCCGCACGTGATCGTGGCCACCACTCGGGTGGAGACCATGCTCGGCGACACCGCGGTGGCCGTGCATCCGGAGGATCCGCGCTACCGGGCGCTGATCGGCACCACCCTGGAACACCCGATCACCGGGCGGCAGATCCCGATCGTCGCCGACGACTATGTCGATCCCGAATTCGGCTCGGGCGCGGTGAAGATCACACCGGCGCACGACCCCAACGACTTCGAAATCGGTTTGCGCCACGGTCTGCCGATGCCGACCATCATGGACGAGCGCGGCCGGATTACCGGCACCGGAACCGAATTCGACGGCATGGACCGGTTCGAGGCGCGCGGCAAGGTCCGCGAGCGGCTTGCGGAAGAAGGCAGGGTCGTCGCCGAGAAGCGGCCGTACGTGCACAGTGTCGGGCATTCCGAACGCAGTGGCGAGCCGATCGAGCCCCGCCTGTCCATGCAGTGGTGGGTGAAGGTGGAATCGCTGGCCGAGGCCGCAGGCGACGCGGTGCGGGGCGGCGACACCGTGATCCACCCGAAGAGTCAGGAGCCGCGCTGGTTCGCGTGGGTCGATGACATGCACGACTGGTGCATCTCACGCCAGCTGTGGTGGGGCCACCGTATCCCGATCTGGTACGGCCCCGAGGGCGAAGTGGTGTGCCTCGGCCCCGGCGAGCAGGCACCCGAGGGCTGGGTGCAGGACCCGGATGTGCTCGACACCTGGTTCTCCTCCGGTCTGTGGCCGTTCTCGACCATGGGTTGGCCGGACGCCACCGACGAACTCGAGAAGTTCTATCCCACAAGCGTTCTCGTCACCGGCTACGACATCCTGTTCTTCTGGGTGGCGCGGATGATGATGTTCGGCACCTACGTCGCCGACGATGCCGTGCTGACGGCGGGCAAGGCCGGCGCGCGCCAGGTGCCGTTCAAGGACGTGTTCCTGCACGGCCTGATCCGCGACCAGTTCGGCAAGAAGATGTCCAAGTCGCGTGGCAACGGCATCGACCCGCTGGACTGGATCAACGCCTACGGCGCCGACGCCCTGCGCTTCACCCTCGCGCGCGGCGCGCAGCCGGGCGGCGACCTCTCGGTCGGCGAGCCGCACGCGCTCGCCTCGCGCAGCTTCGTGACCAAGCTGTTCAACGCCACCAAATTCGCGCTGATGAACGGTGCGCGGGCCGACGACCTGCCGGACCGCGCGCAGCTCACCGACGCCGACCGCTGGATCCTGGATCGGCTGGAAGAGGTTCGCGCCGAAGTGGATTCGGCGTTCGACAGCTACGAGTTCGGCAAGGCGTGCGAGGCGCTGTACCACTTCGCGTGGGACGAATTGTGCGACTGGTACCTGGAGTTGGCCAAGGTGCAGTTCGCCGCCGACGGCGCGCGCGCCGACGCGACCCAGTTGGTGCTCGGCGCCGTGCTCGACGCGGTTCTTCGCCTGCTGCACCCGGTCATCCCGTTCGTCACCGAGACGCTCTGGCAGGCGCTGACCGGCGGCGAGTCGGTGGTGGTCGCGCCGTGGCCGCAGACATCCGGCGTTCCCGCGGATCAGACCGCGGCCCAACGTATTTCGGACGCGCAGCGGTTGATCACCGAGATCAGGAGGTTCCGCAGCGACCAGGGCCTCGGCGACAAGCAGAAGGTGTCGGCCAAGCTGATCGGTGTGGACGGCGCGGACCTGAGCGCTCTGGAGGCGTCGGTGGCGAACCTGGCCAGGCTTACCGAGCCGGGTCCGGATTTCGCCGCGACCGCGTCGCTGGAGGTGCGGCTCAGCGGGGCTACGGTGACCGTGGAGCTGGACACCTCCGGCGCGGTCGACCTGGACGCCGAACGACGTCGCCTGGAGAAGGACCTGGCCGCCGCGGAGAAGGAACTCCAGGGCACCGCCGCCAAACTCGGCAATGAGGCGTTCCTGGCCAAGGCGCCCGAGCACGTCGTCGACAAGATCAAGAGCAGACAGCAGGTCGCCGCCGCCGAAGTGGCGCGCATCGGTGCCCGCCTCACCGAGCTGAGCGGCAAATGA